The Pantoea cypripedii genomic sequence TCTTTCATTGAGTTTTTGATTAGAGAGGGCTCTTCAACTCTTTACACGAGTCTGTTTCTGTTTATTTAAGAGGCGTGAAAGTCTTCTGCAATGTCTGAAAAATATTTAAGTAATCGAGTGTCTCTGGCAGGCATACGTTCGTGAGCTGGTGTTATCAGACCCATCAGTAAAAAACGGCCGTTCTCCCACATGTGTTCGGTATAGACGAGATAGTGATTAGAGGTTCGGTTGTAGTTTTCTTGTCTGGCGTTCCAGGTCAGTTGGAAGTGCAGATTGACGTGGATATGCTGAACGTTCGCATCAACCGCAAAGGGTGGAAAGTCAAAGGGTGCATCTCGACCAAGCAAGTTGGAAGGGGCACCAGTTGATTTATACGTGATGAACTCGGCTTTGAGTTGATATTCGAGGTCCGGGTAATCGGCAAACGTGGGCTGGAAAAATCCATCCCATGTAACCTGACTATATTCAGCCGTTAATGCCATTTAGCTGCGGCCTTGTTGCCTGTCTCCAGCAAGTGATTCATGGCTAAAAGGTTGACGCCAGAATCGCGCACATCGGTTGTGCGAGTGAGCTGGTCGATAAGACTGAGATAATTTTTGGTCGCAATGCTGACCATTTTGATAGCCTTAACAAACGCAAACTCAACGGAGTTTTTATCGTAAGACATGATTACATCTTTTTCAGGCAACATCAGAACAAAGGATTCAGCGATACCAGCAACATGGATCGTCTGGCTTTTGATTTCCTCAGCTGTTCTAACAGCGCCCCCAAAATCGTTGTCAGCATAATGGGAAAGTTCGGTGCGGCTGTCGCGCAGTTCTTCCGCCAGAACGTTGAGCGCAGCAGTTAGTTCCTTGATGTCGGTTTTGTTGACTTTGGTGCCCATCTCATAAACCCGCCCTACAATCGTAGGCTGACACACAACCGCTTTGGGTTGCGGCTGGAAACTGGCAAGTACCAGCGCCACTGCTGCCTGCAAATGCTGGATTTTAAATTTCACGATAGACTCCATAATCGCCATTTCTCGACGAGGCGCAGCATTCTACTACTGAATTTCACTATAAGCTAAAAAAAGTTGGTTGCAAATGCGACGTGTGTGGCAAAACACAAAAGACAAAAATGGGTGCTATACGCCCCGATTTTTATAGAGTATTTACTGGCGCTGAAAATTCGGCATCGTCGCCGAAGGGCTTCTCAATCAGATCCCCGGACTCAAAACTCATTGAGATCATAGCCTGACATCGTGGCACATCGTTCAAACGCTTCAAGGTAGGTTATCAGGCTGGTGCTTGTATCAAAGATGATTTGGGCAAAGTCTGCTGGCTGTATCAACCAAATCCCAGCGCTGCCGGTATGCAGGAAACGGTCAAACGAGAGGTCATCCGGAACATAGTCGGCTTGGATTCGCCCTTCATTAACATGATCGCGGCCAATAATCAGTGCTGTGATGAGTGCAGAATTATCCTCAAGAGAGTACGTGTTCAGGAATTCCTGAGTGTCCTCAGTACTTCTGAAAGGGAGTCTTGCCAGTACAGCGCGAATGAGCTGCTGAATGTCTGTCATTACTTTTACCTTGTTGTCCCACGGTTCGGAAAGCCGGACCGAACCTCTGAGAGTTCCGCGGATGAACCGGGAGGGGGGTGCGATTTAAAAACGAAATATACAGAACGCCCACACATTGGGCAGGATTTCAGTCATTGTGTCACCTCATTCAGGAATGAAGAGCACGATGAGTACCATTTGAACGGGATTTTTCCGGCGGAAGTCTAAATCAGTCAGCATGTTATCGCTACAATTATCAATGTGAAAAAACTATCATCCCCGCTTCCAGGATGGCTAATGCCTTCACCGCTATTCCAGAAGTCATGTACAGAAGGACAGGATTGCGAGTCTGGTTAAGTGTATGAACAAAAACAGTAAGGTGTCTACGCATCACATCAAGGCAAAAGGATGAAATGCTTCACAGTCTAATCTCAAAGAGCCAGCAGTGCGGGAACGATGAAAACGCTTTTTGAGCATTCAGGATGTTCTTCATTCAGCGTTTGGCAGGTGCTCTTCAGGTAGATTATTTTTGTCCACAGATATTCTGCAGACAGGTTTGTACTCAAGATCGGCTATCCTGTTCCTGACTGATTTTTTATCTTTTTTGATACCCCTTATCAGGGGTATGTTGCTAATTAAATCAGCAAGCATCTCAAGCAAATGATGCATCCTGCTATTCCTCAATTATGCCTTCAATAGGTGGGTATCAGCACACACCTTCTTGTTAGACCACGTCAGCCTCTGGCTAATCACCCGACCAGACTTAATTTGCCCAACGTGAAAGAATTGTTACGAGTTTATCTCACATGGAATCACTTATAAACAATGTTTAAATCAGTTTATTCAGTAAGTTAAGTATTAAAGTCAGGTGGCAATCTGGCGGTCAGGGTTTTATGGAAACGACCACAGTCCTTCATTCTGTACTGCAATCGTAAAAGTTTACGCATTACTTTTGTAGTCTGGCAGTGCTGGATCACCGATTGAGTGCTCGGTAGTAGAGCACTCCCGGAAATACAGCTGGTTTTCGTTTCCGACTGAACCCTGTCGACTGCAGCATCCGTCCCGGATGCGCTGCACCGTCGCGCCGTTGCCTGCGCTCCCTGCATCCCGGCGGTAACGCTGCCGGGCTGTAAGGAGCAACGCCGTTTCGCCCCCGCGCTCTCCGCCGTTGCGGCAGGTGCCTGCTCACTTCCCCCTCCCACATCGTTTATCCGTTCGAGTCCTTCTCGCCTGGGCTGAGACCAGCACAGTCACCGTGGCTGTCCAGGGTGAAATGCACGCGCTGAAAATATTTCCCGGCCATTTCGCAGGCTCCATTAGACCGAAAAATATTGTCCCCGCGCCCCGGACATCTGCCGTTGCCCGTGCCCGGTTACGCCTCTGCGGCGAAAGTTCTCAAACGGATGATGGCAGTACCGGGAGGACAAAGAAGCCGGTCCCTGCAAAACGTCAAAACCGCGGCTCCGGAAACTCAACGGATGATGGGGTTTTAAAGACAAAAACTCAGCTGATTTAAGGAGATTCATCATGGCAGAACGTGGCGTTAACAAAGTGATTCTGGTCGGTTTCCTCGGGCAGGACCCGGAGATGCATTACATACCGAACGGCGGAGCAGTGGCAAACCTGTCACTGGCAACCTCTGAGACCTGGCGGGATAAGCAGAACGGGGCGATCCGGGAGAAAACCGAATGGCACCGCGTGGCGGTGTTCGGAAAGCTGGCAGAGATTGCCGGGGAGTATCTGCGCAAAGGTGTGCAGGTCTATATCGAAGGCCAGCTGCGTACCCGTAGCTGGCAGGACAACAGCGGTGTGACCCGCTATGCCACTGAAATCATTGTTGGTCCGGGCGGTTCAATGCAGCTGCTGGGTGGGCGTCGTGAAGCAGAACGGCCATTGTCACAAGGATCTCAGACTGGTGAACAGTCTCAGGCCTCTGCACCTGTGGGCACCCCGCAAAAACCCGCAGGCACCGGAAAGAAACGTACCCGAAGCAAAAAGGAATCGCCGTCATCAGGCATGCTGCCACTGCCGCCGCAGGGGGAGTGGCCTTCACAGGATGAACTGGACGGCATTCCGTTCTGACAGATTCCGCTCTGCTCAGGCAGGGCGGGATAAGAAGCGCCCGGACAGAGCTGCCTCTCCGTCCGGGCCGGACAGTCATTAATCACAGTAAGGAATTAATTATGTCACTGGCGAAGTCTAAACCGGAAACAACCGTAAAATCCAGCCGCAGGAAAAGTCAGGATGCGGTCTCTGAAACGCTGGTTACGGCGCTTGATAATATTCAGATACGTTACGCCGCTTACTCGCAGCTGTTTGTTGGTGATATCAACTGCCGCCGCATACCGCACACTGATGAAGAAATTCGCGGATATGCCAGCAGTATTTCTGCGGTGGGTCTTCTGAATAACCTTATTGTTGTGGCATGTGATGACGGGCGTCTGGATGTGGTCGCCGGTGGTGGTCGCCTGAAAGCGATTGGCCTGCTGGTCGATGAAGGGAAAGTGAATCCTGAAGATCCCTGGATTGCCTATAAAGTCATTCCCCGCGAGCTGGCCCGTGCCGTTTCCCTGACGGAAAACGGTAAGCGTAAGGAGATGCATCCTTCGGAGCAGATTGCGGGGTTCCGTGGCCTTGTCGATGAAGGGAAAACACTGGCGCAGATTGCCGATCTGCTGGGATACAGCAGCCGTCATGTCCAGCGCATGCTGAAGCTTGCAGAACTTGCTCCGGCCATTCTTGAGGCGCTGGCGCAGGATACGATCACTACTGAACACTGTCAGGCGCTGGCGCTGGAAAATGACACCGACCGACAGATGCAGGTTTATGAAGCTGCCAGTCGGCAGAGCTGGAACGGTAAACCGGAGGTCCGTGTGATCCGGGCGATCATCACGGACAGTGAAGTCAGTACCGACTGTGACAAGTTTCGCTTTGCAGGTAAAGACGCGTTCAGCCCGCATGAAATCCGTACCGATCTGTTCAGCGACGAGCAGGGTGGTTATGTTGATGCGCTGGCACTCGATACGGCTGTGCTGGAGAAGTTACAGATTATCGCAGAAGGAATCTGTGAGGCGGAGGGCTGGGCGTGGAATTCAGCACGCATGAATGCCGTTAGCTCTTATGGTGATGACGCAAAATCTTACCGCATGCAGGTTCCTCTGGAAGCCGCATTGACTCCTGATGAGCGGCTGCGTATTGATGAATTACAGATGATGGATGATGAAACTGGCAATGATGCAGTTGAAGCCGAAATCGCATCAATTAAGTGTGCGGCAAAAATCAGAGGATGGACGGCAGAGCAGAAAGCAGAATGTGGTGTTGTGGTTTCCTGGCATTACGGTGAAATACGTGTTCAGCGGGGTATGATGAAATGCGAGCAGGAAGACATCGAAGAACAAAAAATCAGACAACTCAGTCAGCGTGATCCCGAAAATACGGTAAGCGCGTCGTTGCTGACGAAGATGTCCTCTGAACGCACCCTTGCGGTCCAGGCTGCACTTATGCAGCAGCCTGAGCGGGCTATTCCCCTGCTGGCATGGACGCTCTGTTCAGGCATTTTTGCAGGCGGAACTTATAGTAATCCGTTCAAAATAAATCTCGAATGTGGTCACGCGGCACTGACGGCATCAGCGCCAACAGGCAAAAATGGCATCGCCTGGCAGGCGCTGATGGCAGAACATACACGTCTGGCCGCCCTGCTGCCGGAAGGGTGGGAACGGGATTGCACCACCTTCTTTTCGCTCCCGGACAGCGATCTGCTTTCCCTCCTCAGCCTGTGTACAGCATTCAGCCTTAACGGGGTGCAGAACTGTACCGGACGTAGCACGCTGGATGCTCTTGAAACGGCAATCGGGTTTCATCTGCGTGACTGGTGGCATCCGACCAAAGAGAACTTCTTCAGCCATATGCCTAAGTCACAGATTGCAGCGGCTCTCAGTGATGCTGAATTGCCAGATGCTGCCTGTGAGGTGGTCAAAATGAAGAAAGGGGATGCGGCAGAGCATGCGGAGAGCCTTATGGCCGGTAATCGCTGGGTTCCTGGCTGGATGAAGTCACCTGATTCGACTGCGAAGGAAGAGGAAACCGGGGCTGAGATGGCAGGCACCGGCTGATAACGGAAACCGCCCCGTAAAACGGGGCGGTTCAGAAAGGGCAGAGCAGGGTTCAAATGCCAGTGAAGGTGGAATGAACAACTGTGCTGCCAGGAGACGAGTGATCGAATACTCAGGTGCTTATTGCATGCTGAATTTACTTTTGATGTGTTATAAGCGTCGAAGATGCAGGTTCAGAATCCTCTTCCCAGCCAGATATCTCCCTTTTAATCATTCTCAAGCGATTTCAGAAGAACATCCTGTTTCTTATGTGAGAGTTCCGAAAATAAAAGGATCATTTTTGCCATGTTGTCATCTGCAGCATAGAAGTAGGCGAGGGGAACATTTAAAACTTCTGCCAACCGGGAAGCGATTGTCAGATTGGCTTCGTGTACACCATTCTCATACCGATTGATACGTGTACTGGCGACGAATTCATCTATCCCGGCAGTAATACCGAGGCTCTTTTGAGACAGTCCCCGACGCAAGCGGGCATCTTTGAGTCGCCGACTGAAAATATCGTTGTGGGAAGATTGTGTTTTCATAACTACGATATTCGTAGTTTTTTCTTGAACCAGATACTACGAATAACGTAGTATCTGGTGTTGAATATTCCATCAGATTCTGACTGAAATGAAGGAAGTCGTATGAAAAAGGACTGGCATCCAGCAGATATCATCGCTGGCTTAAGAAAGAAGGGGACATCCATGGCGGCGATATCAAGGGAAGCGGGGTTAGCGCCCTCCACCCTGGCAAATGTGTTGAAACGTCCCTGGCCGAAAGGAGAATTTCTTTTGGCTGAAGCATTGGGCATTCATCCGTCGAAAATCTGGCCCAGTCGCTACTTTGATGCAAAAGGTAAGAAGATTGACCGAAGCGTGCGGGTCAGACAGAAATTCCTGCCCGGTAAATTCAAGCCTGCCGTCCCTGGATTGGTTGATAGTATATCTCAAACGGGGAAGTCCGAAAGCTTCGGATAAAGGATGTTGCTGCGCTCCTCTTTTATGCCCCTATGACAGAGACAGTGGAAAGTTTCGCGGTAAAAGGGCTATCTGGGGCGGCAGATCAGGTCTGCGCGCAACATTGTACATGGCGATGCTTTCAGCGGTTCGATACTATCCTCAGATTAAAGACTGCTACACGTCGCTTATTGCACGTGGAAAACCTAAAAAAGTAGCTATAACAGCCTGCATCAGAAAATTTATTACGATACTGAATGCTATGTTCCGTGATCAAAAGGGGTGGATATATAGCTGAAGAGTTAATTCACGACTCCGGATGAGGTAGAAGAAAAGTATTCAGGTTAAACCCGAACGATTTAATGGTCCGCTTTGTGCCAGATATAGTCATTCACACCCTGAGAGTTACACTTTTAAGTGATTCAGGGTATGCGCTTATTGGTTACGAATATTGTGCCAGAATCATGTGATTTGATGATTGCCGCTTTGCTTTCGAGCCAGTAAGTGCTCCACGTTCGCTAACGAATACTCAGGGCATGCAGAAAAACTGCTGACTATATTTCTTTCGAAGAGCGTGGAATGCATACCAATCCCCGATAAAAGGAGTTGGTGATGACTGCGAAAGATCAGTTTGCTGCTCATGTTGGTCTGGACTGGGCGGATAAAAAACATGNNNNNNNNNNNNNNNNNNNNNNNNNNNNNNNNNNNNNNNNNNNNNNNNNNNNNNNNNNNNNNNNNNNNNNNNNNNNNNNNNNNNNNNNNNNNNNNNNNNNGCGTTACGAGAAAGCGAGCATCATCCTGACGTCCAACAAGAGCTTCACGGACTGGGGCGAGGTGTTCGGAGATCACGTACTGGCAACGGCGATCCTGGACAGGTTGCTGCATCACTCAACCACAGTGAACATCAAAGGGGAAAGTTACCGTCTTAAAGATAAACGTAAGGCTGGTGCAGTACCAAAACCGGCGGTGAAGGAAGAAGCCGAAGAATAGATGCTAAAAAGCGGACACCGAAAATGGTGAAAACCGGGCAAAACGCGTGCTGAAAAACGGCCAGCCAGTCGTGGTGTTGACAACGTTGACACTTTTTCTCAACTTGCTGAGGAGGAGCTGTTTTCTGACGGCATCAACAGTACTGATTTTCAGTCAGGAGAGCACGAAAGATTCGAACAGCAACTGATAGCGGCTTCCGGGGACAGTTCAGGGAACCGGTAAATCGGGGTACATAATCCATTGCACATCCTCTTCAACCAGCGTAGTGAACTGGCAGGTGTCAAGGTGCCGCCATTAGTGTTTGCGATGGTCATGAACCGTGCAAAGCAGCTGAGCGCTTTTGGCAATAGCGACAACCACAGTGACGGAGCCAGCCTGATCATTAGCGAAAAGAGAATGGAACAGCCAGGAAACAGACGGGTTAAGGATATGGGCATTGAGGGATTTCCCGTCCACGGTAGCGGCCTCTGGTGATGAAAATTATTGCAATATCATGCAGTCAGCCACCACAACAGAGGAAGATCCTTATGTATTCCGTATGAAATGAAATATAAATGAAGGAGAGTCACTATTTTTATGAAAGAATATACAGTCTTAAAAATTAATATAGCAGATAAGAAAATTTAAAATATAAAACATGTAAAGTTGAATATGCCTCACTATTGGATGTGATATTATCTCTTATTGTGTGATAGCATCATATGAAATTGTGATGTTATCAGTTGTGGATATCTCGATGGCTTTCGCTTAGCCTCTATGAACTTCTCTAGGGAGCTAATAGTGAATGATCAACTTAACATCTGTAGTGCATCAGTTATCAGTCTCTGTACCTGTCTTTAGCCTGATTGCTGTTGGATTTTTTTTCAGGAAAATCGACATTTTCCCCCTTGAATACTCCAAATCGCTGACGGGGTTTGTTTTCAATCTGGCGTTGCCAGTATTGATGTTTCGAATGATGTACTCAGCTTCAGGGCAAAACCATATCGAATATGGCTTGCTCGTTGCCTTCTTTGGTAGCTGCTTCATCGTGTTTATGTTGGGTAAATGGATTGCGACCCGCGTTTATGGCCATGACACTGTATCGAGCTCAGTATTTGCTTTGGGTGGAATTTTTTCGAATAACGCCTTTTTAGGTATTCCGGTCGCCAAATCACTTTTAGGTGATGTAGCTCTACCTTATGTTGCAACGATACTGATATTTAACGGATTAATACTTTGGACCCTGGTCACTGTTTCAATTGAATGGGGAAAACAGGGTGTTGGCTCGTTAAAGGGTTTGGGTAAAGTCGTCCTGAACGTCTTCAGAAATCCCCTTATCATTGGCATCTTTGCTGGGTTTGCTATATCCGTACTCAATATCACGATACCCCCGATAGTTGATGAGCCAATTCAACTGATCGGGTCAGCGTGCATCCCCGTTTCTCTTGTTGCCTTAGGCATTAATCTTGCTTCGTACAGATTCAATGAAGGGCTTAAAGAGAGTTCATTGATATGTTTTCTCAAACTGATCATACAACCATTAGTGATATGGGCTCTGGCCATAAGCATAGGACTCCCGGCACTTGAAGCCAAAGTCGCTGTGTTAATGGGATCATTGGCTGTTGGGCTGAATGTCTATCTAATGTCAGAACAGTTTGATGCTCTGAAGGCTGCAACAGCTTCAGGAATGCTGGTTTCAACGGTTGGCTCAGCCTTCACCACACCAATCCTGATTGTCATACTTGACTCGTATTACCGTTGAACCATTAACAGATAACTTGTGCCTTAATTGTCGGATGAGTCAGTTAAGGCGCTGTACTTCATGTGGCTTTTACCCAGGTGGTTTTGCATTGCTTCTCTGGCCTTTTCAACGTCACCCCGGCTTATGGCTTCACATATCTCTTTATGCTCAGATATAGACCTTTCTAAATATTCTCGGGTAATGTGTTGTTCACCTGAATTTTTTGGCAGTGAACGACGTGGTAAAACCGACACGCCAAGGTAGTCAAAAAAAGCTGTAAACGCAGTATTGTTAGTCGCCTCCGCGATGGACCGGTGAAATGTCCAGTCGGACTGCTCTGTTGCTTCACCAGAAGAAAGTACTCTTTCGAATTCCCGGGCTGAATCCCAGATCTTCGCTTCCTGGGCCCAGGATTTACGTGCCGCTGCAAGACCGGCAGCGTAAATTTCTACTGCCATTCGAAACTCAAGAGCATCAAGTCGTGTTGCATTAGCGAAAAAATGTTGTCCTTCAGGAAATGTATCCTCTTTTTTTTCCTCGACGAAATACCCAACTCCATGCTTAGCCCGTAACAGCCCTTCAGCTCGTAAGCTGATAATGGCTTCCCGGATCACTGTTCTGCTAACACCAAACTCGATCGCTAACTGTTTCTCGGTTGGCAACTTTTCACCCGTTTTAAATGCCCCCTCTTCGATACGTTGCCTCACAGCGGCCTCAGTACGCACTTTTAACGTCTCGGTTTTTGGCTGACTCAAGTATGACCTCATGGTTTTGTCACAGGATAGTCAGGTGATCATATCACGTTTTGATGGGTACGAACCACTGGGCGCGATATGAGTTTTAATGTGTATTGCACATATCTCAATATGTTTACATCCATAAAAGGATGAAGGTGACACTACAGGGATCACATTAATTCTAATTAAAATCAATGGAGTGAGTAAATTGTCAATCCGATGTGACATATATGAATATGCTATGATGTCTCATCAAATATATCAGTATATTGATAAGCGGAGTGAGTGAGTCACCCTCATATAAGAGTATGAAATGCGCGTCATACGAGAATCCTATAACGAAGAATGTTGACATAACATGGCAAAAGGTAATATCTCTATCTATAGAAGTTATATCACATGAGTATTTTTGTATAACACTCGGCTGGGTGATTGATCATTCATCAGTACAAAAAAGAAACAAATCGGAGCCTCGCATGACAAATGCGCTAATGACTTTAAGAAAAGAGGTTGTCGTTATCGGCCTGGGCGCTATGGGCGCAGCAGCACTGTACCAGTTGGCAAAATATGGATCAGATGTGCTGGGTATTGATCGCTATACTCCACCGCACTCGATGGGATCCAGTCATGGAGCCAGTCGGGTTACACGAGAGGCTGTTGGAGAGGGCCCGGCTTACGTTCCTCTGGTACGAAGGACACATGCCATTGCCCAGGAACTGGAAGAGAAGTATGGACGGCCGATACTGATTAAGTCAGGAACACTCATTATTGGTTCCCCAATGCAGGGTAATACTCCGTTGCATGGCGCTGATGATTTCCTTGCTGCCAGCATAGAAATGGCAGAAAAGTTCGACATTAAACATGAGCTGCTTGATGCTGCTGAGATAAAGGCGCGCTTTCCTCAGTTCCTTAAAATTAAAGATACTGACAGAGGGTATTTCGAGCCTGACTCCGGTTATTTAATCCCTGAGACACTCATTGATGTACAGCTCAAAGCGGCGGAAGAATACGGTGCAGAGATTCTACTGAATACTTCGGTGGAGAAAGTCACGCAGGTGGGTGAGGAAGTACACATATCTTTTGGTGATACTCTGGTCATTGCCAAAAAAGTGGTTGTGTGTGCAGGAGCATGGACTCGTAAATTACTGGGGGCTCCGTTAGATAAAATACTGACCGTTACGCGACAGACAATTCATTGGTATGCCGCTGACGATTACTCATTATACACACCGGATAAATATCCCGCTTTTATTTGGTTCGTTACTGATAAACTTGAAGACTATTTTACTGGCTTTCCCTGCACCAATCCTGAGGAAGGCGTAAAAATGGTCGCCAGCAGAGATGCACCAGATTTCGATCACGAAGGAATGAACCCGAAAGCAGAGATTGAGGAGTCTGAATATTTCTACAATCGGCATGTCAGAGACAGCATTTTAGGTGTTAAAGAAACCATTAAGAACAATGCAACCTGTATTTATACAAACACGCCAGATAATGGGTTTATTATTGATACCTTGCCCACAATGGATAACGTTGTTGTAGTTTCTGCTTGTTCAGGACATGGATTCAAACATTCGGCAGGTATTGGCGAAGCTGTGGCACAATGGGTCTGCGAAGGTCAGAGCCGGACAGATCTTTCAGCATTCAGTCTGAAACGATTCTTATAAGGAACATGATGATGAAAAATATTCTTCTGACTGGAGCGGCGGG encodes the following:
- a CDS encoding type II toxin-antitoxin system YafO family toxin gives rise to the protein MALTAEYSQVTWDGFFQPTFADYPDLEYQLKAEFITYKSTGAPSNLLGRDAPFDFPPFAVDANVQHIHVNLHFQLTWNARQENYNRTSNHYLVYTEHMWENGRFLLMGLITPAHERMPARDTRLLKYFSDIAEDFHAS
- the ssb gene encoding single-stranded DNA-binding protein, whose translation is MAERGVNKVILVGFLGQDPEMHYIPNGGAVANLSLATSETWRDKQNGAIREKTEWHRVAVFGKLAEIAGEYLRKGVQVYIEGQLRTRSWQDNSGVTRYATEIIVGPGGSMQLLGGRREAERPLSQGSQTGEQSQASAPVGTPQKPAGTGKKRTRSKKESPSSGMLPLPPQGEWPSQDELDGIPF
- a CDS encoding ParB/RepB/Spo0J family partition protein; translation: MSLAKSKPETTVKSSRRKSQDAVSETLVTALDNIQIRYAAYSQLFVGDINCRRIPHTDEEIRGYASSISAVGLLNNLIVVACDDGRLDVVAGGGRLKAIGLLVDEGKVNPEDPWIAYKVIPRELARAVSLTENGKRKEMHPSEQIAGFRGLVDEGKTLAQIADLLGYSSRHVQRMLKLAELAPAILEALAQDTITTEHCQALALENDTDRQMQVYEAASRQSWNGKPEVRVIRAIITDSEVSTDCDKFRFAGKDAFSPHEIRTDLFSDEQGGYVDALALDTAVLEKLQIIAEGICEAEGWAWNSARMNAVSSYGDDAKSYRMQVPLEAALTPDERLRIDELQMMDDETGNDAVEAEIASIKCAAKIRGWTAEQKAECGVVVSWHYGEIRVQRGMMKCEQEDIEEQKIRQLSQRDPENTVSASLLTKMSSERTLAVQAALMQQPERAIPLLAWTLCSGIFAGGTYSNPFKINLECGHAALTASAPTGKNGIAWQALMAEHTRLAALLPEGWERDCTTFFSLPDSDLLSLLSLCTAFSLNGVQNCTGRSTLDALETAIGFHLRDWWHPTKENFFSHMPKSQIAAALSDAELPDAACEVVKMKKGDAAEHAESLMAGNRWVPGWMKSPDSTAKEEETGAEMAGTG
- a CDS encoding helix-turn-helix domain-containing protein, with translation MKTQSSHNDIFSRRLKDARLRRGLSQKSLGITAGIDEFVASTRINRYENGVHEANLTIASRLAEVLNVPLAYFYAADDNMAKMILLFSELSHKKQDVLLKSLEND
- a CDS encoding helix-turn-helix domain-containing protein is translated as MKKDWHPADIIAGLRKKGTSMAAISREAGLAPSTLANVLKRPWPKGEFLLAEALGIHPSKIWPSRYFDAKGKKIDRSVRVRQKFLPGKFKPAVPGLVDSISQTGKSESFG
- a CDS encoding transposase, which codes for MIVYLKRGSPKASDKGCCCAPLLCPYDRDSGKFRGKRAIWGGRSGLRATLYMAMLSAVRYYPQIKDCYTSLIARGKPKKVAITACIRKFITILNAMFRDQKGWIYS
- a CDS encoding ATP-binding protein, with the translated sequence RYEKASIILTSNKSFTDWGEVFGDHVLATAILDRLLHHSTTVNIKGESYRLKDKRKAGAVPKPAVKEEAEE
- a CDS encoding AEC family transporter; this encodes MINLTSVVHQLSVSVPVFSLIAVGFFFRKIDIFPLEYSKSLTGFVFNLALPVLMFRMMYSASGQNHIEYGLLVAFFGSCFIVFMLGKWIATRVYGHDTVSSSVFALGGIFSNNAFLGIPVAKSLLGDVALPYVATILIFNGLILWTLVTVSIEWGKQGVGSLKGLGKVVLNVFRNPLIIGIFAGFAISVLNITIPPIVDEPIQLIGSACIPVSLVALGINLASYRFNEGLKESSLICFLKLIIQPLVIWALAISIGLPALEAKVAVLMGSLAVGLNVYLMSEQFDALKAATASGMLVSTVGSAFTTPILIVILDSYYR
- a CDS encoding FadR/GntR family transcriptional regulator; translation: MSQPKTETLKVRTEAAVRQRIEEGAFKTGEKLPTEKQLAIEFGVSRTVIREAIISLRAEGLLRAKHGVGYFVEEKKEDTFPEGQHFFANATRLDALEFRMAVEIYAAGLAAARKSWAQEAKIWDSAREFERVLSSGEATEQSDWTFHRSIAEATNNTAFTAFFDYLGVSVLPRRSLPKNSGEQHITREYLERSISEHKEICEAISRGDVEKAREAMQNHLGKSHMKYSALTDSSDN
- the solA gene encoding N-methyl-L-tryptophan oxidase; protein product: MTNALMTLRKEVVVIGLGAMGAAALYQLAKYGSDVLGIDRYTPPHSMGSSHGASRVTREAVGEGPAYVPLVRRTHAIAQELEEKYGRPILIKSGTLIIGSPMQGNTPLHGADDFLAASIEMAEKFDIKHELLDAAEIKARFPQFLKIKDTDRGYFEPDSGYLIPETLIDVQLKAAEEYGAEILLNTSVEKVTQVGEEVHISFGDTLVIAKKVVVCAGAWTRKLLGAPLDKILTVTRQTIHWYAADDYSLYTPDKYPAFIWFVTDKLEDYFTGFPCTNPEEGVKMVASRDAPDFDHEGMNPKAEIEESEYFYNRHVRDSILGVKETIKNNATCIYTNTPDNGFIIDTLPTMDNVVVVSACSGHGFKHSAGIGEAVAQWVCEGQSRTDLSAFSLKRFL